A section of the Hippea sp. KM1 genome encodes:
- the murA gene encoding UDP-N-acetylglucosamine 1-carboxyvinyltransferase, which yields MDKFVIEGPTKLKGEAYISGSKNASLPMMAAAILTSEPVVLSNVPRLKDIDTMCKLLVRLNCRCERKENNDLVIDCSSINSDFAPYELVKTMRASILVFGPLLARLRSAHVSLPGGCAIGVRPVNLHIAAMKNMGASVEIEEGYIVARSDDGLKGEKIYFDIPTVTGTENVLMAASLARGRTVIKNAAKEPEVVDLARMLKAMGAKITGEGESTIEVEGVDRLKGVNYRVMNDRIEAGTFMCAALITGSAIELVNAPLYAMDAIVDKFVEVGGVIRNIDDNRIEVKGNALNPISIKTAVYPGFPTDMQAQFMAVLTLANGTSIIEETIFENRFMHVAELIRLGANIIISGNRAVIEGVDRLIGATVMATDLRASASLVLAGLAAEGRTEVLRIYHLDRGYESLEKKLSSLGANIERLKQ from the coding sequence GTGGATAAGTTTGTTATAGAAGGACCGACTAAACTAAAAGGGGAGGCCTATATAAGCGGTTCAAAGAACGCCTCGCTCCCCATGATGGCTGCGGCCATCCTAACATCTGAACCTGTGGTTTTGAGCAATGTTCCAAGATTAAAAGACATAGACACCATGTGCAAGCTCTTGGTTAGACTCAACTGCAGGTGCGAGCGCAAGGAAAACAACGATCTTGTTATAGATTGCTCCTCTATAAACTCGGATTTTGCTCCGTATGAGCTTGTGAAGACCATGAGGGCATCTATTCTGGTCTTTGGCCCGCTCCTTGCCCGCTTAAGGAGCGCCCATGTATCGCTGCCTGGAGGTTGTGCTATAGGTGTAAGGCCTGTAAATCTCCACATAGCGGCCATGAAGAACATGGGGGCATCTGTGGAGATAGAGGAGGGCTATATAGTCGCAAGGAGCGATGATGGCTTAAAGGGTGAGAAGATCTATTTTGATATACCCACAGTAACAGGCACGGAGAATGTTTTGATGGCTGCATCCTTAGCCAGGGGCAGAACCGTTATTAAGAATGCAGCAAAGGAGCCTGAGGTTGTGGATTTAGCAAGGATGTTAAAGGCCATGGGTGCTAAAATTACAGGTGAAGGCGAAAGCACCATAGAGGTGGAGGGTGTCGATAGGCTGAAGGGTGTGAATTATAGGGTGATGAACGACAGGATAGAGGCTGGCACATTCATGTGTGCTGCACTGATTACCGGTTCTGCCATAGAACTTGTGAATGCTCCTTTGTATGCCATGGATGCTATCGTGGATAAGTTTGTTGAGGTTGGCGGTGTTATAAGGAATATCGATGATAACAGGATCGAGGTAAAAGGAAATGCTTTAAACCCAATCTCCATAAAGACAGCGGTCTATCCCGGCTTTCCAACGGATATGCAGGCTCAGTTTATGGCCGTTTTGACGCTTGCCAATGGCACAAGCATCATTGAGGAGACCATCTTTGAGAATAGGTTTATGCATGTTGCAGAGCTGATCAGGCTCGGTGCGAATATAATTATATCCGGCAATAGGGCTGTTATTGAGGGGGTTGATAGGCTGATAGGTGCAACGGTGATGGCAACCGATTTGAGGGCCAGCGCCAGTTTGGTGTTGGCTGGATTGGCAGCCGAGGGCAGGACAGAGGTGTTGAGGATTTACCATCTGGATAGGGGGTATGAATCGTTGGAGAAGAAACTATCGTCCCTTGGGGCGAACATAGAGAGGCTAAAGCAGTGA
- a CDS encoding CoA-binding protein has protein sequence MEIPKPDVCRVGFGQPTEEEERKIKEILRMKTIAVVGISPKDTRPSNDVARYMLNHGYDIIPIRPAITQILGLKCYKDLESIDRPVDVVDVFRKSEYCPEIARKAVKIGAKALWLQEGIVSEEAKRIAEEAGLLVVMDYCLKKAHQKYAEEL, from the coding sequence ATGGAGATACCAAAACCCGATGTATGCAGGGTTGGCTTTGGTCAGCCGACGGAAGAGGAAGAAAGAAAGATCAAAGAGATTCTAAGGATGAAGACCATAGCCGTTGTGGGCATAAGCCCTAAGGATACAAGGCCAAGCAACGATGTTGCTCGGTATATGTTAAACCATGGATACGACATTATACCCATAAGGCCTGCGATTACTCAGATATTGGGTCTTAAGTGCTATAAAGATTTGGAGAGTATAGATAGACCTGTGGATGTGGTTGATGTGTTTAGAAAATCGGAATACTGCCCAGAGATAGCAAGAAAAGCCGTAAAGATAGGGGCAAAGGCCTTGTGGTTGCAGGAGGGGATTGTATCTGAGGAGGCTAAAAGAATAGCAGAGGAAGCCGGCCTTTTGGTTGTTATGGATTATTGCCTGAAAAAGGCGCATCAAAAATACGCTGAGGAGCTATAG
- the fliN gene encoding flagellar motor switch protein FliN: MVAEELSQDEIDSLLGGADDSAEEDNSSNQEVNGDVKTLFDLLNASIEEVMKTAFSLEVVSKFIDLSIVGKDDISLDDKVLVEVDVSNEGGGATLFLLLNKKFASILSDLMLMGPGQAKDDLEPEDLDALKELFSQVFGQLSTQVKESLSPLISFDVKQATKEVVQLEGDSFYKTQYDIAIPNVENDIVEVVSPKDALEGVFAQHEEETPEQEPVEIPFKDVEEEPLRPSGGHAGVSSAEAPKNLDLIMDIDLDVKIRIGQKNMLIKDILDLKDGSIIELDKNIEEPMDILVNGKVVAQGIVVVVGGKFGVKITHIETREERIKSLGE, from the coding sequence ATGGTTGCTGAAGAGCTTTCCCAGGATGAGATCGATAGCCTGTTAGGCGGAGCAGATGATAGCGCAGAAGAAGACAATTCCAGCAATCAAGAGGTAAATGGCGATGTAAAGACGCTGTTTGACCTTTTGAATGCCTCCATAGAGGAGGTTATGAAGACGGCCTTTTCTTTGGAGGTTGTTTCCAAGTTTATCGACTTAAGTATAGTGGGCAAGGACGATATAAGCCTTGATGATAAGGTTCTTGTTGAGGTTGATGTATCAAATGAGGGTGGTGGTGCGACCCTGTTTTTACTTCTGAATAAGAAATTTGCTTCTATCCTTTCCGATTTGATGCTTATGGGCCCGGGTCAGGCAAAGGACGACCTTGAGCCTGAGGATCTTGATGCATTAAAGGAATTGTTCTCTCAGGTTTTTGGTCAACTATCAACGCAGGTGAAGGAATCCCTATCCCCTCTGATTTCCTTTGATGTTAAGCAGGCAACCAAGGAGGTTGTTCAATTAGAGGGTGATAGTTTCTATAAAACCCAATATGACATTGCCATTCCCAATGTGGAAAACGATATTGTTGAGGTTGTATCGCCAAAGGATGCTTTGGAGGGTGTGTTTGCCCAGCACGAAGAGGAAACACCAGAGCAAGAGCCTGTCGAGATACCGTTTAAGGATGTGGAGGAGGAGCCTTTAAGGCCTTCAGGTGGCCATGCGGGTGTTTCTTCAGCCGAGGCGCCGAAAAACTTAGACCTGATTATGGATATAGACTTAGATGTCAAGATCAGAATAGGCCAGAAGAATATGCTCATTAAGGACATACTCGATCTAAAGGATGGCTCAATTATAGAGCTTGATAAGAACATAGAAGAACCCATGGATATACTGGTTAACGGCAAGGTTGTGGCTCAGGGGATTGTGGTTGTTGTTGGTGGTAAGTTTGGTGTGAAGATAACGCATATAGAGACAAGGGAAGAAAGGATAAAGTCTTTGGGTGAGTAA
- the fliM gene encoding flagellar motor switch protein FliM, with the protein MPEILSQEEIDALLNNLDKEEIVEEVEEEPIEELVEPKKVSIYDFKRPDKVSKEQIRAIKNLHDKFSRNFSSKLSAFLRSIVEIEVVSVDQMTYAEFVLSLSNNVSFNVVSLSPLDGNAVFSLEPDIGFALVDRLLGGIGESSNINRPFTDIEQSILLDVVKQAMEEMRSSWEPIMDISFEIVGQESSPNVVQIVAPSEIVVLVVFEVKLGETTGIINWCLPVIVLEPVLNKIGTHDILARSKKATEDRTEDIARTLKEVLVYLEFRLGTQRMKVRDFLALKEGDLIVLNRKVDEELPVFLNGVNKYMVRLGKRGFNKAVKITRIIT; encoded by the coding sequence ATGCCTGAGATTCTGTCTCAGGAAGAGATAGATGCCCTTTTAAATAACTTAGACAAAGAAGAGATAGTCGAAGAAGTTGAAGAAGAGCCAATAGAGGAGCTTGTTGAGCCCAAAAAGGTCTCTATCTATGACTTCAAGCGCCCCGACAAGGTATCCAAGGAACAGATAAGGGCCATCAAGAACCTCCACGATAAGTTCTCAAGGAACTTCTCCTCCAAGCTTTCGGCCTTCTTGCGTTCAATAGTGGAGATAGAGGTTGTTAGTGTTGATCAGATGACCTATGCGGAGTTTGTACTTTCCCTTTCCAACAATGTCAGCTTCAATGTGGTTAGCCTATCACCCCTTGATGGTAATGCCGTTTTTTCGCTTGAGCCGGATATAGGCTTTGCTCTGGTTGATAGGCTATTGGGCGGTATAGGGGAGTCATCAAATATAAACAGGCCGTTTACCGATATAGAGCAAAGCATTCTTTTGGATGTGGTCAAGCAGGCGATGGAGGAGATGCGCTCCTCCTGGGAGCCGATTATGGATATCAGCTTTGAGATTGTTGGGCAGGAGTCAAGCCCCAATGTTGTTCAGATTGTTGCCCCCTCCGAGATTGTTGTTTTGGTTGTGTTTGAGGTTAAGCTGGGTGAGACGACCGGCATTATCAATTGGTGTTTGCCCGTCATAGTCTTAGAGCCCGTCTTGAATAAGATAGGAACCCACGATATACTGGCCCGTTCGAAGAAGGCCACAGAGGATAGAACAGAGGACATAGCCCGCACATTGAAGGAGGTTTTGGTCTATTTAGAATTCAGGTTGGGGACTCAAAGGATGAAGGTTAGGGACTTTTTGGCCTTAAAAGAGGGCGATCTGATTGTGCTGAACAGAAAGGTCGATGAGGAGTTGCCGGTTTTTCTAAACGGCGTTAATAAATACATGGTCAGGTTGGGCAAGAGGGGTTTCAATAAGGCTGTGAAAATTACCAGAATTATTACCTAA
- a CDS encoding protein-glutamate methylesterase/protein-glutamine glutaminase, with product MEEKVRVLVVDDSLISRKYLTRILEESGKIEVIDTAKDGQEAIDKIKSLKPDVVTLDIEMPKLNGLEALKIIMKECPTPVVMVSSLTKDGAEETLQALRYGAVDYISKNEVLSFKTAAKEARQLLVEKILSAKNSRIRGRILRPRAQAEREEPKEEAAPKPKRKLQKADIKVVAIAASTGGPVALEKVFSELPLLNVPILIVQHMPKTFTGVFANSLSKVSRIKVKEAEDGEDMRANQGYLAPGGMQMTASKSGSRYVVRVSSEPKTIYTPNADVMFKSVAETFGDKALCVIMTGMGDDGFRGLQEVSKAGGIIIAQDKDSCVVWGMPRKPTQTGLADFVVPLDKIASTISKIVLGR from the coding sequence ATGGAGGAGAAAGTAAGGGTTTTGGTGGTTGATGACTCTCTGATTTCACGGAAATACCTTACGAGGATTTTAGAGGAATCGGGCAAGATAGAGGTCATCGATACAGCTAAAGATGGCCAGGAGGCAATAGATAAGATAAAGTCATTGAAACCGGATGTCGTTACACTTGATATAGAGATGCCAAAGTTGAACGGGCTTGAGGCGCTCAAGATAATCATGAAGGAGTGCCCAACCCCGGTTGTTATGGTTAGCTCACTTACCAAAGACGGCGCTGAGGAGACTCTTCAGGCCTTAAGATACGGTGCCGTTGATTATATATCCAAAAACGAGGTGCTTTCCTTCAAAACGGCTGCAAAAGAGGCCAGGCAGCTGCTGGTTGAAAAGATACTCTCTGCCAAAAACTCAAGGATCAGGGGAAGGATATTAAGGCCCAGGGCCCAGGCAGAAAGGGAAGAACCCAAAGAGGAAGCAGCACCAAAGCCAAAGAGGAAGCTTCAGAAGGCGGACATAAAGGTGGTGGCTATAGCAGCCTCAACCGGTGGACCGGTTGCCCTTGAGAAGGTCTTTTCAGAACTGCCCCTTTTGAATGTGCCTATACTGATTGTTCAGCATATGCCCAAGACATTTACCGGCGTGTTTGCCAACTCCTTGAGCAAGGTTTCAAGGATAAAGGTTAAAGAGGCTGAGGATGGTGAGGATATGAGGGCGAATCAGGGCTATCTTGCCCCGGGCGGTATGCAGATGACAGCCTCAAAGAGCGGTTCGAGGTATGTGGTCAGGGTTAGCAGCGAACCCAAAACCATATATACGCCCAATGCCGATGTTATGTTTAAGTCGGTTGCAGAGACATTTGGTGATAAGGCCCTGTGCGTGATAATGACAGGCATGGGCGATGACGGATTCAGGGGGCTGCAGGAGGTTTCAAAGGCCGGCGGCATAATTATAGCCCAGGATAAGGATAGCTGCGTTGTCTGGGGTATGCCCAGAAAACCCACACAGACCGGTCTTGCCGATTTTGTTGTGCCTTTGGATAAGATAGCCTCAACCATATCCAAGATAGTATTGGGCAGGTGA
- a CDS encoding aconitate hydratase: MGLTVAQKILKEHLVDGDLFSGDEIGIKIDQTLTQDATGTMADLQFEQMGVDRVKTEVSVSYIDHKTIQMGFEDADDHTYLQTFAAKYGLYLSKAGNGICHQVHIERIGAPGKTLLGSDSHTPTGGGIGMIAIGAGGLDVASAMAGMPFYLPRPKILGVHLTGRLNPWVSAKDVILKLLQILSTKGNVGWIVEYFGEGVKTLTVPERGTITNMGAELGVTTSVFPSDEETKRFLEAQGRGDQWIPLEADPDANYDRIIEINLSELEPMIAQPHNPDNVVTVREVEGTPVDQVMIGSCTNSSYKDGKTVAEIVKGRTVHPNVSCGYAPGSKQVLRMLADEGELSHIIAAGFRILESACGFCIGAGQAPRNNAISIRTNNRNFYGRSGTVTAKIYLVSPETAAACALTGVITDPRDLESKFGIKYPHVDIPEKFTIDDSLLLPPAPPEKAKEIQLYKGPNIVDPPLGDPMPKDLEGQVAGKFGDKITTDDIMPAGDLLKYRSNVPKYAEYVFVKRDPTFSSRCLENKKKGIWNIIVGGDNYGQGSSREHAALCPMYLGVKAVIAKAIERIHRANLINFGIIPLTFKNPDDYEKIDQGDEIKIEGIRKALIDGTGEVVLKNITKGIDIPLEYHLTERERKTILAGGKMRLAKDFAGKSFKEISFTE; the protein is encoded by the coding sequence ATGGGTTTAACAGTTGCTCAGAAGATCTTGAAGGAGCATCTTGTGGATGGGGATCTGTTCTCCGGCGATGAGATTGGTATAAAGATAGACCAGACCCTAACCCAGGATGCCACAGGAACAATGGCAGATCTTCAGTTTGAGCAGATGGGTGTAGATAGGGTAAAAACAGAGGTATCGGTAAGCTATATCGACCACAAAACCATCCAGATGGGATTCGAGGATGCAGACGACCACACCTATCTGCAGACATTTGCAGCAAAATACGGCTTATACCTCTCCAAGGCAGGAAACGGTATCTGCCATCAGGTTCACATTGAAAGGATAGGCGCACCGGGCAAAACGCTTTTGGGTTCTGATTCCCATACGCCAACCGGCGGTGGTATCGGAATGATAGCCATCGGTGCTGGTGGTCTGGATGTCGCAAGCGCCATGGCAGGCATGCCATTCTATCTGCCAAGGCCAAAGATACTCGGTGTTCACCTAACAGGCAGGCTCAATCCGTGGGTTTCTGCAAAGGATGTTATATTGAAGCTATTGCAGATACTCTCCACAAAGGGCAATGTGGGCTGGATAGTTGAGTATTTCGGTGAAGGCGTAAAGACCCTGACCGTTCCCGAGAGGGGAACAATAACAAACATGGGCGCAGAGTTGGGCGTCACAACAAGCGTATTCCCATCCGATGAGGAAACAAAGAGGTTCTTAGAGGCCCAGGGCAGGGGCGATCAGTGGATACCGCTTGAGGCAGACCCAGACGCAAACTACGACAGGATCATAGAGATCAATCTAAGTGAGCTTGAGCCTATGATAGCTCAGCCACACAACCCAGACAATGTCGTTACGGTTAGAGAGGTTGAAGGCACACCCGTTGATCAGGTTATGATCGGAAGCTGTACAAACTCCTCATATAAAGACGGTAAAACCGTTGCTGAAATCGTTAAGGGAAGAACCGTTCATCCAAATGTAAGCTGCGGTTATGCACCAGGCTCCAAGCAGGTCTTGAGGATGCTGGCCGATGAGGGCGAGCTCTCCCACATCATAGCAGCCGGCTTTAGGATCTTAGAGAGCGCCTGTGGATTCTGTATCGGTGCAGGACAGGCACCAAGGAACAACGCTATATCCATAAGAACAAACAACAGGAACTTCTATGGAAGGAGCGGAACGGTCACAGCCAAGATCTATCTGGTAAGCCCAGAGACGGCAGCAGCCTGTGCATTAACCGGTGTTATAACCGACCCGAGGGATCTGGAGAGCAAGTTCGGCATTAAGTATCCGCATGTTGACATACCAGAGAAATTCACAATAGATGACAGCCTATTGCTGCCACCTGCTCCACCTGAGAAGGCTAAAGAGATACAGCTTTACAAGGGTCCAAATATCGTTGATCCGCCATTGGGCGATCCTATGCCAAAGGATTTAGAGGGTCAGGTTGCAGGCAAGTTCGGCGACAAGATAACAACAGACGACATTATGCCTGCTGGCGATCTGCTCAAATACAGATCCAATGTGCCAAAATATGCCGAGTATGTGTTTGTAAAGAGGGATCCAACCTTCTCAAGCAGGTGTCTTGAGAACAAGAAGAAGGGAATATGGAACATAATAGTCGGTGGTGATAACTACGGTCAGGGTTCATCCAGGGAGCATGCAGCTCTTTGTCCGATGTATTTAGGCGTAAAGGCCGTTATCGCTAAGGCTATCGAGAGGATCCACAGGGCAAACCTCATCAACTTCGGTATCATCCCTCTAACATTCAAGAATCCTGATGATTACGAGAAGATAGATCAGGGCGATGAGATCAAGATTGAAGGCATAAGGAAAGCCCTCATCGACGGAACAGGCGAGGTTGTTTTGAAGAACATCACAAAGGGCATCGACATCCCGCTTGAGTATCACCTAACAGAAAGGGAGAGAAAGACCATCCTTGCAGGCGGTAAGATGAGACTTGCCAAGGACTTCGCAGGCAAGAGCTTCAAAGAGATCAGCTTCACAGAGTAA